In Aspergillus luchuensis IFO 4308 DNA, chromosome 1, nearly complete sequence, the following are encoded in one genomic region:
- a CDS encoding uncharacterized protein (COG:S;~EggNog:ENOG410PYXU) has protein sequence MPPVATPFRASSRRSAGPQFASTPRFFLSQTPASSRPSQEIDSIDRDDFAYATPAPSARNIKREREQVPTPRPKEFIEDSDQPDDDAAPNEGELQSSSPPEPGELDAAFDEVFGSIRDRQKRRRVSGHNDADNTPSVQRRRHADRILSSSPDPPAAAAVDETTLSVQFQTPKQIRPDPGFRKPERPAETPHPVTPASINPSSLQPRRFVLSASQLPPSSQTQVNTAIPPSTATPVPSSQRRTPAFVLPRSLSPQEDDDPTGIPTPFSPSSRALRRRGRHRSAAHNYVPGGMAAEVRSWILEMGAKREQQQTSPSHYRRTDPPSLDTYAIAIRITCARQSALPSCGALAFAQGHTVDPSETNATDTRFQTQTKNVLLLGPPRQQKSRHSATHIPDLEPGDVVGVFRGLAWEVDLGEPAPALEVGLDLDGLSQSDRSYMQSAGKWHVGMEWELIL, from the exons ATGCCCCCAGTAGCT ACGCCCTTTCGTGCCTCCTCCCGTCGCAGCGCAGGCCCGCAATTCGCGTCAACTCCGCGGTTCTTCCTCTCACAAACACCTGCTTCATCGAGGCCATCTCAAGAGATCGACTCCATTGACCGGGATGACTTTGCATATGCCACACCTGCTCCGTCTGCACGTAATATAAAacgggagagagagcaggtACCCACTCCTCGCCCGAAAGAGTTCATTGAAGACTCGGACCAGCCAGACGATGACGCTGCACCTAACGAAGGCGAGCTTCAGAGCAGCTCTCCACCAGAGCCAGGGGAGCTCGACGCCGCCTTCGATGAAGTATTCGGATCTATAAGAGACCGTCAGAAGAGGCGTCGAGTCTCTGGGCATAATGACGCTGATAACACTCCCTCCGTTCAACGACGGAGACACGCCGACAGGATCCTGTCATCCTCCCCGGaccctccagcagcagcagcagttgaCGAGACAACTCTATCGGTACAATTCCAAACACCAAAGCAAATACGTCCAGATCCGGGGTTCCGGAAACCAGAGCGGCCTGCGGAAACACCACATCCTGTAACACCAGCAAGCATcaacccctcctctcttcaacCCCGTCGTTTCGTGCTATCCGCGTCGCAACTACCCCCAAGTAGCCAGACTCAAGTCAACACTGCAATACCACCCTCGACCGCAACTCCAGTCCCGAGCTCACAGCGGCGAACACCAGCATTCGTCCTGcctcgctctctctcccctcagGAGGACGACGATCCCACCGGCATCCCCACGCCGTTCTCGCCTTCCTCTCGTGCACTCCGACGGCGCGGCCGTCATCGTTCTGCAGCGCACAACTATGTTCCTGGTGGCATGGCGGCGGAAGTGCGCAGCTGGATTTTGGAAATGGGCGCAAAAAGGGAACAGCAACAAACGAGTCCGAGCCATTACCGCAGAACGGATCCACCTTCACTGGACACATACGCGATAGCCATCCGGATAACCTGTGCTCGTCAATCGGCCCTGCCGAGTTGCGGCGCTTTGGCATTCGCACAGGGCCATACCGTGGATCCTTCCGAGACTAACGCGACAGATACTCGATTCCAAACTCAGACCAAGAACGTGCTCCTTCTCGGACCACCCCGACAACAGAAGTCCCGGCATTCAGCGACTCACATTCCCGACCTTGAACCGGGGGATGTGGTCGGAGTCTTTCGGGGACTAGCTTGGGAGGTAGATCTAGGAGAGCCTGCTCCTGCTTTAGAAGTAGGCCTTGACCTCGACGGTCTCTCCCAATCGGACCGTTCATACATGCAAAGTGCAGGTAAATGGCACgtgggaatggaatgggaaCTAATCTTATAG
- the SGD1 gene encoding MIF4G domain-containing protein (BUSCO:EOG09261I1G;~COG:T;~EggNog:ENOG410PFVN;~InterPro:IPR016024,IPR016021,IPR003890,IPR003891;~PFAM:PF02854,PF02847;~go_function: GO:0003723 - RNA binding [Evidence IEA];~go_function: GO:0005515 - protein binding [Evidence IEA]) has translation MRRPRHNTTSLPRDLRAELGIRDTYGEKKNKRNGPALRKERRREERSGKKQPQQQRQHQRGPPPKKRGRYDDDEDGDEDMGDFDEFDLDEGDDDEDAGDVMAKLAKAKAAKGKATAPAPAKEEKKPKSILKKAKVEESSEEEDDIDLDEDEDEDEVTMRRPVSKTVLSKLEEDDAEIAALEKKLGLKKGKKLPKSFEEDGLGDLLGDLDEDSADEGRKRKREADEWLRSKRRKAQGLEEPEEEDSEEEDDSDLGDGLEGFDDDESMGDFDEDEEEGEEEEPAPKKKENPYVAPVKEAESRPQKYIPPSLRAASNSEDESLVRLRRQAQGHLNKLSEANMVSILAEFEKLYRDHPRQNVTSTLISLLFGLICERSALSDTFIILHAGFIAAVYKIVGTDFGAEIVQKIVETFDARGDERGKFEGKETINLISLLSQLYNFHVIGSPLVFDYIRLFLEEINEENTELLLKIIRNSGPQLRQDDPSSLKDIVLLIQPAVAKAGEAALSVRTKFMIDTITDLKNNKLKSNVNASISTEHITKMRKILGSLNNTRVIRASEPISISRADIHNSEKKGKWWLVGASWREDPLVSARKELNGLPTNNTHADVSDSDSEPDLVNIAKAHRMNTDVRRSIFVAIMSATDYQDAHVRLLKLRLKRAQEFEIPRVLTHCAMEEEAHNPYYTLIAKRLCGEMGRRIKVSFMYTLWNIFKRMGESGDMDDSDDDDAFDDEDDQNKLEMKSIVNLAKMYGSLIADGTLNLGVLKILNFAYLQPKSKAFVELLLISVIQQSQKQKKKKSKSKSKDEDEQDEKALLEIFLRARETPQIVKGLIFFLRKVVAKTDIVPSGKELKVVKWGCKVAVDALKVVVKDGDAE, from the exons ATGCGACGTCCTAGACATAATACGACCTCCTTACCGAGGGACCTGCGCGCAGAGCTCGGAATCAGAGATACCTAcggcgagaagaagaataagcgCAACGGTCCGGCATTGCGGAAAGAGCGCCGTCGAGAAGAACGCTccgggaagaagcagcctcagcagcagcgacagcatCAGCGGGGACCGcctccgaagaagaggggccggtatgacgatgacgaggatggggatgaggatatggGGGATTTTGATGAGTTTGATTTAGAtgagggggatgatgatgaggatgccgGTGATGTTATGGCGAAACTTGCTAAGGCGAAAGCGGCGAAGGGGAAGGCtactgctcctgctcctgctaaggaggagaagaagccgaagtctATtttgaagaaggcgaaggttgaggagagctccgaggaggaggatgatattgatcttgatgaggatgaggatgaggatgaggtgacAATGCGACGCCCGGTATCCAAGACGGTTCTGTCGAAGctcgaggaggacgacgcGGAAATTGCTGCGCTGGAGAAAAAGCTTGGtttgaagaagggcaagaagctCCCTAAATCCTTCGAAGAGGATGGGCTGGGTGATCTGCTGGGCGATTTGGATGAGGACTCGGCGGATGAGGGCCGGAAGCGCAAGAGGGAAGCTGATGAGTGGCTACGGAGTAAGCGGAGAAAGGCGCAGGGCTTGGAGGAgcctgaggaggaggattctgaggaggaagatgatagcGATTTGGGAGATGGGCTTGAGGGCTTTGACGACGATGAGTCTATGGGTGatttcgatgaagatgaggaagaaggagaagaagaggagccgGCTcctaagaagaaggaaaatcCCTACGTCGCCCCAGTCAAAGAAGCCGAAAGCCGTCCCCAGAAGTACATTCCTCCTTCGCTTCGCGCGGCCTCCAACTCGGAGGATGAGTCTCTCGTTCGCTTGAGGAGACAGGCTCAAGGTCACCTGAACAAGCTGTCTGAAGCCAATATGGTCTCTATCCTCGCGGAGTTCGAGAAGCTCTACCgggatcatcctcgccaGAACGTCACTTCGACCTTGATCTCTCTGCTCTTCGGGTTGATCTGCGAAAGATCTGCCCTGTCGGATACTTTCATCATTCTACATGCGGGTTTCATTGCTGCAGTGTATAAGATTGTGGGTACGGACTTTGGCGCAGAAATCGTGCAGAAGATTGTCGAGACCTTCGATGCCCGCGGCGATGAACGGGGCAAGTTCGAAGGAAAGGAGACCATCAACCTGATCTCTCTCCTGTCGCAACTATACAACTTCCATGTCATCGGAAGTCCCCTTGTCTTCGACTACATCCGGCTCTTCCTGGAAGAAATCAACGAGGAGAACACCGAACTGCTCCTCAAGATTATCCGAA ACTCCGGACCCCAACTCCGACAAGAtgacccctcctccctcaaagacatcgtccttctcatccagcCCGCCGTCGCCAAAGCCGGCGAAGCCGCCCTCTCCGTCCGTACGAAGTTCATGATCGACACCATCACCGACCTTAAAAACAACAAGCTGAAGTCCAATGTAAAcgccagcatcagcaccgAACACATCACCAAGATGCGCAAGATTCTCGGTTCTCTCAACAACACACGAGTCATCCGAGCCTCCGAACCTATCAGCATCTCCCGCGCTGATATCCACAActccgagaagaagggcaaatGGTGGCTCGTCGGCGCCAGCTGGCGCGAAGATCCCCTCGTATCCGCCCGGAAGGAACTCAACGGCCTCCCTACTAACAACACCCACGCCGACGTCTCAGACAGCGACTCCGAGCCCGACCTCGTCAACATCGCCAAAGCGCACCGCATGAACACCGACGTCCGCCGCTCCATCTTTGTCGCCATCATGTCCGCAACCGACTACCAAGACGCACACGTCCGCTTGCTCAAACTCCGTCTCAAACGCGCCCAGGAATTCGAAATCCCCCGCGTCCTGACCCACTGCgccatggaagaagaagcccacaaCCCCTACTACACGCTCATCGCGAAGCGGCTCTGTGGCGAAATGGGCCGTCGCATCAAAGTATCCTTCATGTACACGCTATGGAACATCTTCAAACGCATGGGCGAGTCCGGCGACATGGACGAtagcgatgacgacgacgccttcgacgacgaagacgaccaGAACAAACTCGAGATGAAATCCATCGTCAACCTGGCGAAGATGTACGGATCGCTTATCGCAGACGGGACTTTGAATCTGGGTGTGCTCAAGATTCTCAACTTCGCGTACCTGCAGCCGAAGAGCAAGGCCTTTGTGGAATTGCTTTTGATTAGTGTGATTCAGCAGtcgcagaagcagaagaaaaagaagtcgaagtcgaagtcgaaggatgaggatgagcaggatgagaaggcgCTTCTGGAGATTTTCTTGCGCGCGAGAGAAACGCCGCAGATTGTGAAGGGGTTGATTTTCTTCTTGAGGAAGGTGGTTGCGAAGACGGATATTGTGCCGTCCGGGAAGGAGTTGAAGGTTGTTAAATGGGGATGTAAGGTTGCGGTGGATGCTTTGAAGGTTGTGGTTAAGGATGGGGATGCGGAGTGA
- a CDS encoding uncharacterized protein (COG:S;~EggNog:ENOG410Q2TC), with product MTSKGRESTTLINPDIIHQIAAESSFFPHLTFTRELLQNYIIMDLVQKYGHLKHDRRRSSLQQQLAEEERHRNQMAINSLLGSFGGSANDHPDRRSSGAGNMASMIEEFNKSVSLYTHTCNYEVTLTEYCRRKSVSPDTNVEQKE from the exons ATGACGTCGAAAGGGAGGGAATCAACTACACTTATAAACCCCGATATTATCCACCAAATTGCTGCAGAATCTAGCTTCTTTCCTCACCTAACCTTTACTAGAGAATTACTACAAAACTATATCATTATGGATCTCGTTCAGAAGTACGGCCACCTCAAGCACGATCGACGCCGGAGCTccctgcagcagcaactcGCGGAAGAGGAACGCCACCGGAATCAAATGG CAATCAACTCACTGTTAGGGAGCTTTGGGGGTTCGGCAAACGATCATCCAGACCGACGATCCAGTGGTGCGGGGAATATGGCGAGCATGATCGAGGAGTTCAATAAGTCAGTGTCCCtctacacacacacatgcAACTATGAAGTGACGCTTACGGAATACTGCAGACGGAAATCAGTGTCCCCGGATACCAATGTCGAGCAAAAAGAGTGA
- the usgS gene encoding transmembrane protein UsgS (COG:S;~EggNog:ENOG410PIEN;~TransMembrane:5 (i39-67o87-106i179-198o218-239i273-298o)), whose protein sequence is MGNFDHNAVIRGAQLTVVATVRALRNPDLFKYDHFRQAAFAVAVGVGVELLIQIPIIALKIGLWFISWIVDLESVTWDDSLIEGLDFLSKSVLHVPFLIMSLMRYITPTLDEIFMESLKWVDTTYVDKHKAEDPSTLRAMYYPNLSMYNAGEGKVKSTAPKKSAKERIMVFLRRSGQRAALLLGVSILSLVPVVGRFATPAASFFAFKDAVGTTPAAVIFGAGFIFPKSYVVSFLHSFYASRTLMREMLDPYFSRVPFTPEQRNRWFADRQGVLFGFAFAFTIVLKTPFIGVLLYGVAQAATAYLVTKVTDPPPAPSEKEGFAETQVTWKNKHEFLRLSLDNIDQLNKAPEEEKPKAPEVPGRKFE, encoded by the exons ATGGGAAACTTCGATCATAACGCCGTGATTCGCGGTGCTCAGCTGACGGTGGTTGCCA CCGTCCGCGCATTGCGGAACCCCGATCTCTTTAAATACGACCACTTCCGGCAGGCTGCCTTTGCTGTCGCTGTCGGTGTGGGTGTCGAGCTCCTCATCCAGATTCCC ATCATTGCACTAAAGATAGGACTTTGGTTCATCTCATGGATTGTCGACCTCGAGAGTGTCACTTGGGACGATTCCCTCATTGAGGGTCTCGACTTCCTCTCCAAGTCTGTCCTTCAtgtccccttcctcatcatgtCGTTGATGCGGTACATCACTCCGACATTGGATGAAAT CTTCATGGAATCGTTGAAATGGGTGGACACGACCTATGTCGATAAGCACAAGGCAGAGGACCCGAGCACTCTGCGTGCCATGTACTACCCGAACCTCTCCATGTACAACGCCGGTGAGGGCAAGGTCAAGTCCACCGCGCCGAAGAAGTCGGCCAAGGAAAGAATCATGGTGTTCCTTAGGAGGTCCGGCCAGAGAGCCGCCCTGCTCCTGGGCGTGTCCATCTTGTCGCTTGTGCCTGTTGTCGGACGCTTTGCCactccagcagcttccttcttcgccttcaagGATGCTGTGGGCACTACCCCTGCGGCTGTCATCTTCGGAGCCGGTTTTATCTTCCCGAAAAGCTACGTTGTTTCCTTCCTGCACAGCTTCTACGCCTCTCGCACCCTGATGCGTGAGATG CTCGACCCCTACTTTAGCCGCGTTCCCTTCACCCCCGAACAGAGAAACCGCTGGTTTGCCGACCGTCAGGGTGTCCTGTTCGGTTTTGCCTTTGCCTTTACAATTGTGCTGAAGACTCCCTTCATCGGAGTCCTCCTGTACGGCGTTGCGCAAGCCGCCACAGCGTACCTCGTCACCAAGGTCACGGATCCCCCGCCGGCCCCGTCCGAGAAGGAGGGCTTCGCAGAGACCCAGGTGACCTGGAAGAACAAGCACGAGTTCCTGCGCCTGTCGCTGGACAATATCGACCAGCTAAACAAGGCtccagaggaggaaaagccCAAGGCGCCCGAGGTGCCGGGTCGGAAATTCGAGTAA
- a CDS encoding uncharacterized protein (COG:S;~EggNog:ENOG410PQID;~InterPro:IPR024758;~PFAM:PF12634;~TransMembrane:1 (o481-500i);~go_component: GO:0005780 - extrinsic component of intraperoxisomal membrane [Evidence IEA];~go_process: GO:0045033 - peroxisome inheritance [Evidence IEA]), which yields MSDTSDAPLPQTQSLRRSATLPSKLITRPRRQSESLRPSENDLFYHPSAKVVHFAPRALAPIPSSTAPSDFDYPVDTVETLPWRSPTERTVALGPLRLENVHGLTVFLKCGNVVHAILKNSQCWCVDGESTFVLRIRPLTYYRIELPADTDHNKVLVTEMKNVLPRVLRYEMTPCPFKRGFTVEIPEEAKAPRRKRAWRPKGRRESAPISSVYYHGLSKSKEDLTKDPVSAGEDTDGEATDDSGFSTKASNSASNSTILETIPDDNETPEAPQTFEQVDSPKRPDPEPEQNFQTLLARFEDKPKQQVDPETTFSSSVESFHSLGPSLSTLPELDACSTPTSTEGTEQFQSDHSDTHSPPEEQPFQETERSRDRLSVYVDCWDDLSSASHDMPGAFHEREIKPIPTKVPDVQRPVAPRTGSTDSNPNLSSMSIEFRRRSKASLEREVSPMPPASSLAVARPEKHDAASLIHKTATLVLVPPIQLLVVLIHIAARIVIGPALESAMGELNRKIEYEVDHAQDTVDDFDLPLPDRSGVSADENSN from the coding sequence ATGTCTGATACCTCGGATGCGCCACTACCCCAGACCCAATCCCTTCGCCGGTCTGCGACTCTTCCTTCCAAACTGATTACCAGACCCCGGCGACAATCCGAGTCGCTGAGGCCCTCGGAGAACGATCTCTTCTACCACCCTTCTGCCAAAGTCGTCCATTTTGCCCCTAGAGCGCTCGCCCCAATCCCCTCCAGTACTGCGCCCTCCGACTTCGACTATCCTGTTGATACTGTTGAGACACTTCCTTGGAGGTCCCCTACTGAACGAACGGTCGCTCTCGGCCCGCTTCGCCTGGAGAATGTCCACGGCCTTACTGTCTTCCTCAAGTGCGGCAATGTCGTCCATGCCATCCTCAAGAACTCGCAATGTTGGTGTGTCGACGGCGAGTCAACCTTTGTCTTGCGCATTCGCCCTCTGACGTACTATCGCATCGAACTCCCCGCCGACACCGACCACAACAAGGTCTTAGTCACGGAGATGAAAAATGTTCTGCCCAGGGTTCTCCGTTACGAAATGACACCATGCCCCTTCAAGAGAGGTTTCACTGTTGAGATACCAGAGGAGGCTAAGGCgcccaggaggaagagagcatGGCGACCCAAAGGTCGTCGCGAAAGTGCCCCAATCAGTTCAGTCTACTACCACGGACTGTCCAAGTCGAAGGAGGACCTCACAAAAGACCCAGTCAGTGCCGGGGAAGATACGGATGGCGAGGCGACGGATGACAGCGGCTTTTCGACCAAGGCCAGTAACAGTGCCAGTAACAGTACTATCTTGGAGACTATTCCGGATGACAATGAAACTCCGGAAGCACCTCAGACATTCGAACAGGTGGATTCACCCAAGCGCCCAGACCCAGAACCCGAACAGAATTTCCAGACCTTGCTGGCAAGGTTTGAAGACAAACCCAAACAACAGGTTGATCCTGAAACAACGTTTTCATCGAGCGTTGAATCCTTCCACTCCCTTGGACCATCGTTATCTACATTACCCGAACTTGACGCCTGCTCTACGCCTACATCGACCGAGGGCACTGAGCAGTTCCAATCTGACCACAGTGACACTCATTCGCCGCCTGAAGAACAGCCCTTCCAAGAAACAGAGCGCTCGAGAGACAGACTATCAGTGTATGTTGACTGCTGGGATGACTTGTCGTCCGCATCGCACGATATGCCTGGAGCCTTCCACGAGCGCGAAATCAAGCCGATTCCGACCAAAGTCCCTGACGTTCAACGTCCAGTCGCACCCCGCACCGGAAGTACCGACTCGAACCCCAACCTCAGCAGCATGAGCATCGAATTCCGCCGACGCTCCAAAGCATCCCTTGAGCGCGAAGTGTCCCCTATGCCACCTGCATCGTCTTTGGCAGTTGCAAGACCCGAGAAACATGATGCGGCGTCGCTTATTCATAAAACCGCCACACTTGTCCTGGTTCCCCCGATCCAGCTACTTGTTgttctcatccacatcgCCGCGCGCATTGTCATCGGCCCAGCCTTGGAATCCGCGATGGGGGAACTGAACCGGAAGATTGAGTACGAGGTTGACCATGCCCAGGACACTGTGGATGACTTCGATTTGCCTCTCCCTGACCGATCCGGGGTGTCTGCGGATGAGAACTCCAACTGA
- a CDS encoding acetamidase/formamidase family protein (COG:C;~EggNog:ENOG410PKCF;~InterPro:IPR004304;~PFAM:PF03069;~go_function: GO:0016811 - hydrolase activity, acting on carbon-nitrogen (but not peptide) bonds, in linear amides [Evidence IEA]), translated as MGHKKIRTALSVDLNKPAWEQPGLHNRWHPDVPSYAKIANNEVVKIECLDWTGGQIKNNDSADDIKNVDLTQIHYLSGPFEIETAEPGDVLLVEIQDVQPFEDQPWGFTGVFEKSNGGGFLDEIYPDAAKAIWDFEGIFCSSRHIPHVRFAGLIHPGILGCAPSAEVLAEWNRREGELIAANTTLGRDVAKPPEPKSAHAGSATDEELKAKIAKEGARTIPGRPEHGGNCDIKNLSRGSKVYLPVHVPGAKFSVGDLHFSQGDGEISFCGAIEMAGIITLKFTVLKGGMEKMGMKSPIFHPGPVEPQFGPGRYLTFEGFSVDENGKQHYLDATVAYRQTCLRVIEYLRRYGYSDYQIYLLLSCAPVQGHIAGLVDIPNACTTLGVPMDIFDFDVRPEAEVVRLDMGSCAFSSK; from the exons ATGGGTCACAAGAAGATCCGCACAGCTCTCTCAGTCGATCTGAACAAGCCAGCTTGGGAGCAGCCTGGCCTCCAC AACAGATGGCACCCAGACG TCCCCTCCTACGCCAAAATCGCCAACAACGAAGTAGTCAAAATCGAATGTCTCGACTGGACCGGCGGGCAAATCAAAAACAACGACTCCGCCGACGACATTAAGAACGTCGATCTCACTCAGATCCACTACCTCTCCGGCCCATTTGAAATCGAGACTGCAGAGCCCGGCGATGTCCTCCTGGTCGAGATCCAAGATGTGCAGCCCTTTGAGGACCAGCCCTGGGGATTCACGGGTGTGTTTGAGAAGAGTAATGGGGGTGGGTTTTTGGATGAGATTTATCCGGATGC CGCAAAAGCCATCTGGGACTTCGAAGgaatcttctgctcctcgcGCCACATCCCGCACGTGCGATTCGCGGGCCTCATTCACCCCGGTATACTGGGGTGCGCTCCATCGGCTGAGGTTCTGGCGGAGTGGAATCGTCGTGAAGGGGAGCTCATCGCGGCGAATACTACCCTTGGACGGGACGTTGCGAAGCCTCCGGAGCCGAAGAGTGCGCATGCTGGTAGTGCGACGGacgaggagctgaaggcgaAGATAGCGAAGGAGGGAGCGAGGACTATTCCT GGCCGTCCCGAACACGGCGGCAACTGCGACATCAAGAACCTCTCCCGAGGCTCAAAAGTCTACCTCCCCGTACACGTGCCGGGGGCCAAATTCTCCGTGGGCGATTTACACTTCAGCCAAGGCGATGGGGAGATCTCCTTCTGCGGGGCGATTGAAATGGCAGGAATAATCACGCTCAAGTTCACTGTTCTCAAAGGGGgtatggagaagatgggaaTGAAGTCTCCCATTTTCCACCCGGGGCCTGTGGAGCCTCAGTTCGGTCCGGGGAGATATCTCACGTTTGAGGGATTCTCGGTGGATGAAAATGGCAAGCAGCATTATCTTGATGCGACTGTTGCGTATAGACAGACTTGCTTGAGGGTGATTGAGTATTTGAGACGGTATGGGTATAGTGATTATCAGATTTATTTGTTGTTGAGTTGTGCGCCGGTGCAGGGGCATATTGCGGGATTGGTGGATATTCCGAATGCGTGTACGACGCTGGGGGTGCCGATGGATATCTTTGATTTCGATGTTAGgccggaggcggaggtggtgaggttggatATGGGGAGTTGTGCGTTTAGTTCGAAGTAG
- a CDS encoding uncharacterized protein (COG:S;~EggNog:ENOG410PMWN;~InterPro:IPR036412,IPR023214) gives MRPRTLLLTIDAFNTIFHPRHPIPEQYISAFNSFKVQQSPELTPSILQPAFKSAYKAQSRRRPNYGRADAIRGQYGGPRQWWEELIRTTFRQVLANKSTKLPDELIQGLLDRFASSQGYALYNDAGELFQRLRQIKTTGQKLGVFERIVVGVLSNSDDRVPAVLQSLGLSVGKGRADQEIESLKLPGFEDPSSISTEEYGERVDDIDLVITSYQAGEEKPSPVIFDVAERQAKRLVGAGEEDGDWVRVHVGDDYDKDYRAAVDAGWKGVYVPRDEGGGKEGVVIRSLVDLIPILEGMK, from the coding sequence ATGCGCCCCCGCACCCTCCTCCTAACCATAGACGCATTCAACACAATCTTTCATCCGCGCCACCCCATTCCCGAACAATACATTTCCGCCTTTAACTCCTTCAAAGTTCAACAATCTCCTGAGCTCacgccatccatccttcaacCAGCCTTCAAATCCGCTTACAAAGCGCAATCCCGCCGCCGGCCCAACTATGGCCGCGCGGATGCCATCCGCGGCCAATACGGCGGACCAAGGCAGTGGTGGGAGGAGCTTATACGCACGACGTTCCGACAGGTCTTGGCAAATAAATCTACCAAATTACCAGATGAGCTAATCCAGGGCTTACTGGATCGCTTCGCGAGTTCCCAAGGCTACGCGCTCTACAACGACGCGGGCGAGTTATTTCAACGCCTCAGGCAAATCAAAACCACCGGTCAGAAACTGGGCGTTTTTGAGAGGATAGTTGTGGGAGTCCTCTCCAACTCAGATGACAGGGTGCCTGCTGTGCTCCAGTCATTGGGGCTGAGTgtagggaagggaagagcgGATCAGGAAATCGAGAGTTTGAAATTACCGGGATTCGAGGATCCTTCGAGTATTTCCACTGAAGAGTATGGAGAAAGGGTTGATGATATTGATCTCGTGATCACGAGTTATCAggctggagaggagaagcctAGTCCGGTGATCTTTGACGTGGCTGAGCGGCAGGCGAAGAGGCTGGTAGGGGctggtgaggaagatggtgatTGGGTGCGTGTTCATGTGGGCGATGACTATGACAAGGATTATCgtgctgctgttgatgcggggtggaagggagTTTATGTTCCCCGAGATGAAggtggggggaaggagggggtggtgattCGGTCGTTGGTGGATTTGATTCCGATCTTGGAGGGGATGAAATAG
- a CDS encoding signal recognition particle 14 kDa protein (COG:U;~EggNog:ENOG410PR8H;~InterPro:IPR009018,IPR003210;~PFAM:PF02290;~go_component: GO:0005786 - signal recognition particle, endoplasmic reticulum targeting [Evidence IEA];~go_component: GO:0048500 - signal recognition particle [Evidence IEA];~go_function: GO:0008312 - 7S RNA binding [Evidence IEA];~go_function: GO:0030942 - endoplasmic reticulum signal peptide binding [Evidence IEA];~go_process: GO:0006614 - SRP-dependent cotranslational protein targeting to membrane [Evidence IEA]), which produces MPAHLGHEEFFTSLTTLLNNTSQRTRGSVYLTQKPLLNTTTESASQPSILIRATDGNTNAPNPRTAEAKKKVSKSGSAASKVKISTVVSPDDLEAFYARYAEVCKAGMTGLKKRDRKKGKAKGKKEGGKVIKG; this is translated from the exons ATGCCCGCACACTTGGGCCACGAGGAG ttcttcacctccctcaccaccctcctaaATAACACATCCCAGAGAACTCGCGGATCAGTGTACCTCACGCAGAAGcccctcctcaacaccaccaccgagtcAGCGTCgcaaccatccatcctcatccgcgCGACAGACGGCAACACCAACGCCCCGAACCCCAGGACGgccgaggccaagaagaaggtatCGAAGTCAGGATCGGCAGCATCGAAGGTGAAGATATCAACGGTGGTGAGCCCTGATGATCTGGAGGCGTTCTATGCGAGGTATGCGGAGGTGTGTAAGGCTGGGATGAcggggttgaagaagagggatcggaagaaggggaaggcgaaggggaagaaggaggggggaaaggttATTAAGGGGTGA